One window from the genome of Streptomyces sp. NBC_00708 encodes:
- the yicI gene encoding alpha-xylosidase, translating to MKFTDGFWQMRDGVHASYATELRDLRIDEDRLTAYAAVQRVTRRGDTLNAPLITVEAYAPAEGVIGVRVTHLAGKRHPGPDFALPGATGDARATAREDGAAAELTSGPLTLRLPTAGGFGLEFLDADGRLLTAAGRKGTAFATTGDGAHHMVAQLALGVGENVYGLGERFTPYVKNGQAVDMWQADGGTSSEQAYKNVPFYLSSRGYGVFVNHPGKVSFEVGSEAVGQVQFSVEDQTLEYFVVAGPTPKEVLTRYTALTGRPALPPAWSFGLWLTTSFTTSYDEATVTSFVDGMAERGIPLSVFHFDCFWMREYQWCDFAWDPAVFPDPEGMLARLKDKGLRICVWINPYIAQKSPLYAEGAAKGYFVRTADGDVWQWDKWQAGMALVDFTDPEATAWFQGKLRTLLGQGVDGFKTDFGERIPTDVVWHDGSDPERMHNYYTHLYNKAVFELLEKERGQGEAVLFARSATAGGQQFPVHWGGDCWSSFEAMAESLRGGLSLSLSGFGFWSHDIGGFEGTPDPAVFKRWLAFGLLSSHSRLHGSSSYRVPWEFGDEAVEVARCFTELKHRLMPYLYGAAVEAHRTGVPVMRPMLLEFPDDPSARTADRQYMLGPDLLVAPVFGEDGQAEYYVPEGTWTHLLTGETVTGPAWHRDTYGFDSLPLLVRPGAVLPLGADTSRPDADWTENLELRVYAPEGTGDLTRTVTVPGLTGEPAATYEVVHEGGTLRVTADTDRPYEAVLVTPGATAPAS from the coding sequence ATGAAGTTCACCGACGGCTTCTGGCAGATGCGAGACGGTGTCCACGCCTCGTACGCCACCGAGCTCCGCGACCTCCGCATCGACGAGGACCGCCTCACCGCGTACGCCGCCGTCCAGCGCGTGACGCGGCGCGGGGACACCCTGAACGCGCCCCTGATCACCGTGGAGGCGTACGCCCCCGCCGAGGGAGTCATCGGCGTCCGCGTCACCCACCTGGCGGGCAAGCGCCACCCGGGCCCGGACTTCGCCCTGCCCGGCGCCACCGGCGACGCCCGTGCCACCGCCCGCGAGGACGGCGCCGCCGCCGAGCTGACCAGCGGGCCGCTCACCCTCCGGCTCCCCACGGCCGGCGGCTTCGGCCTGGAGTTCCTCGACGCGGACGGCCGGCTCCTGACCGCCGCCGGACGCAAGGGGACCGCCTTCGCCACGACCGGCGACGGCGCCCACCACATGGTCGCGCAGCTCGCGCTCGGCGTCGGCGAGAACGTCTACGGCCTCGGTGAGCGCTTCACCCCGTACGTCAAGAACGGCCAGGCCGTCGACATGTGGCAGGCGGACGGCGGCACCAGCAGTGAGCAGGCGTACAAGAACGTCCCGTTCTACCTCTCCTCGCGCGGCTACGGCGTCTTCGTCAACCACCCCGGCAAGGTCTCCTTCGAGGTCGGCTCCGAGGCGGTCGGCCAGGTGCAGTTCAGCGTCGAGGACCAGACGCTGGAGTACTTCGTCGTCGCCGGGCCGACGCCCAAGGAGGTGCTGACCCGCTACACCGCGCTCACCGGCCGCCCGGCCCTGCCCCCGGCCTGGTCCTTCGGGCTCTGGCTCACCACCTCGTTCACCACCTCCTACGACGAGGCGACCGTCACCTCGTTCGTCGACGGCATGGCCGAGCGCGGCATCCCGCTCTCCGTCTTCCACTTCGACTGCTTCTGGATGCGCGAGTACCAGTGGTGCGACTTCGCGTGGGACCCGGCCGTCTTCCCCGACCCGGAGGGCATGCTCGCCCGGCTCAAGGACAAGGGCCTGCGGATCTGCGTGTGGATCAACCCGTACATCGCGCAGAAGAGCCCCCTGTACGCGGAGGGCGCGGCCAAGGGCTACTTCGTCCGCACGGCGGACGGCGATGTCTGGCAGTGGGACAAGTGGCAGGCGGGCATGGCCCTGGTCGACTTCACCGACCCGGAGGCCACCGCCTGGTTCCAGGGCAAGCTGCGCACGCTCCTCGGCCAGGGCGTCGACGGTTTCAAGACCGACTTCGGCGAGCGCATCCCCACCGACGTCGTCTGGCACGACGGCTCCGACCCGGAGCGCATGCACAACTACTACACGCACCTGTACAACAAGGCCGTCTTCGAGCTCCTGGAGAAGGAGCGCGGCCAGGGCGAGGCGGTCCTCTTCGCCCGCTCCGCCACGGCCGGCGGCCAGCAGTTCCCCGTGCACTGGGGCGGCGACTGCTGGTCCTCCTTCGAGGCGATGGCGGAGTCCCTGCGCGGCGGCCTCTCGCTCTCGCTCTCCGGGTTCGGCTTCTGGAGCCACGACATCGGCGGCTTCGAGGGCACCCCGGACCCGGCGGTCTTCAAGCGCTGGCTCGCCTTCGGACTGCTCTCCTCGCACAGCCGGCTGCACGGCTCCTCGTCGTACCGCGTGCCGTGGGAGTTCGGCGACGAGGCCGTCGAGGTCGCCCGGTGCTTCACGGAGCTGAAGCACCGCCTCATGCCCTACCTGTACGGGGCGGCCGTCGAGGCCCACCGCACCGGCGTCCCCGTGATGCGTCCGATGCTCCTGGAGTTCCCGGACGACCCGTCCGCCCGCACCGCCGACCGGCAGTACATGCTCGGCCCGGACCTCCTGGTCGCCCCGGTCTTCGGCGAGGACGGGCAGGCCGAGTACTACGTCCCCGAGGGCACCTGGACCCATCTCCTCACCGGTGAGACGGTCACCGGCCCGGCCTGGCACCGGGACACCTACGGCTTCGACAGCCTCCCGCTGCTGGTCCGCCCCGGCGCGGTCCTCCCGCTCGGCGCGGACACCTCCCGCCCCGACGCCGACTGGACGGAGAACCTCGAACTGCGCGTGTACGCCCCCGAGGGCACCGGCGACCTCACCCGCACGGTGACCGTCCCCGGCCTCACGGGCGAACCCGCCGCCACGTACGAGGTGGTCCACGAGGGCGGCACCCTCCGCGTCACCGCCGACACGGACCGGCCGTACGAGGCGGTGCTCGTCACGCCCGGGGCGACCGCTCCCGCGTCCTGA
- a CDS encoding alpha/beta hydrolase, whose amino-acid sequence MPVGYLIPVAIAAIGTWCALRPVPWEHPLGRPSYLFGLAANELPFAAFFWMLLVPTAMAFVQGDVTDSPGAWGIVALAALTVPGLAVIAHRAWGERDRIERAMTEGLGEGWRASIDADLTEGLRHRPPWLRILFVPILKRRWDVRRVANLSYGDAGRRNLLDVYHHRARPQGAPVLIHMHGGHYSGGHKNSQSLPLHYRLASRGWVTISANYRLKPQVRHPEHMIDLKKVIAWAREHAQEYGADPSTLFVAGSSAGGHMGSIAALTPNDPAFQPGFEDADTSVSGVVVLNGFLGAYWHQGPESSPMGHARPDAPPMLIVHGDLDPLVPAADIREVADGLRAASGNPVVHAELRGGHHAFDLYHSLRFEAVVDAVEAFTAWVRTRERSPRA is encoded by the coding sequence GTGCCTGTCGGATATCTGATCCCCGTCGCCATCGCCGCGATCGGCACGTGGTGCGCGCTGAGACCGGTGCCTTGGGAGCATCCGCTGGGCCGCCCCAGCTACCTCTTCGGCCTGGCCGCCAACGAGCTGCCGTTCGCCGCCTTCTTCTGGATGCTGCTGGTCCCCACGGCGATGGCCTTCGTCCAGGGCGACGTCACGGACTCGCCGGGCGCCTGGGGGATCGTCGCGCTGGCCGCCCTGACCGTACCCGGGCTCGCGGTGATCGCCCACCGCGCCTGGGGCGAGCGGGACCGGATCGAGCGCGCGATGACCGAGGGGCTCGGCGAGGGGTGGCGCGCCTCCATCGACGCGGACCTCACCGAGGGGCTGCGGCACCGGCCGCCGTGGCTCCGCATCCTGTTCGTGCCGATCCTCAAGCGCCGTTGGGACGTCCGGCGCGTGGCCAACCTGTCGTACGGGGACGCGGGCCGCCGCAACCTGCTCGACGTGTACCACCACCGTGCCCGCCCGCAGGGCGCGCCCGTGCTGATCCACATGCACGGCGGCCACTACAGCGGCGGGCACAAGAACAGCCAGTCGCTCCCCCTCCACTACCGGCTGGCCAGCCGGGGCTGGGTGACCATCAGCGCCAACTACCGGCTGAAGCCCCAGGTCCGGCACCCCGAGCACATGATCGACCTGAAGAAGGTGATCGCCTGGGCGCGGGAGCACGCCCAGGAGTACGGCGCCGATCCGTCGACCCTGTTCGTGGCGGGCAGCTCGGCGGGCGGCCACATGGGCTCGATCGCCGCGCTGACCCCCAACGACCCCGCGTTCCAGCCGGGTTTCGAGGACGCCGACACCTCGGTCTCCGGGGTCGTCGTGCTGAACGGCTTCCTGGGCGCGTACTGGCACCAGGGCCCCGAGTCGTCCCCGATGGGCCATGCCCGGCCGGACGCGCCGCCCATGCTGATCGTCCACGGCGACCTGGACCCGCTGGTGCCCGCCGCCGACATCCGGGAGGTCGCCGACGGGCTGCGCGCCGCGTCCGGGAACCCGGTCGTCCACGCCGAGCTGCGCGGCGGGCACCATGCCTTCGACCTGTACCACTCGCTCCGGTTCGAGGCGGTGGTCGACGCGGTCGAGGCGTTCACGGCCTGGGTCAGGACGCGGGAGCGGTCGCCCCGGGCGTGA
- a CDS encoding LysR family transcriptional regulator translates to MREIEIFLTLAEELHFSRTAERLGISPGRVSQAVKKQERLIGGSLFDRTTRSVRLSPLGEELYRALKSGHGQIKQGIEAARAIARGATGTLTLGTMGPYSLRIKDALDLFLARHPDARVRHREIQPASPLDLLLSGDVDVAYVWLPVDEPGLTTLPTARTSALLLMTAADHPFAERESVCLEDFGDCAVVEGGSIPAAMEEVLNPRHTPSGRPVRRGPRVATWQEALSVVASGQATAAVPAEVPDFYAWPGLAFLPVRDAPPCRWAFAWRTAVETPLIRAFAEASADADRLGAGPSA, encoded by the coding sequence ATGCGGGAGATCGAGATCTTTCTGACGCTGGCGGAGGAGCTGCACTTCAGCCGCACCGCCGAGCGGCTGGGCATCAGCCCGGGGCGCGTCAGCCAGGCGGTCAAGAAGCAGGAACGGCTCATCGGCGGCTCCCTGTTCGACCGCACCACGCGCAGCGTCCGCCTCTCGCCCCTCGGCGAGGAGCTGTACCGCGCGCTCAAGAGCGGACACGGGCAGATCAAGCAGGGCATCGAGGCGGCCAGGGCCATCGCCCGGGGCGCCACGGGCACCCTGACCCTCGGCACCATGGGCCCGTACTCCCTCCGGATCAAGGACGCGCTCGACCTGTTCCTGGCCCGCCACCCCGACGCCCGCGTCCGGCACCGCGAGATCCAGCCCGCATCCCCGCTGGACCTGCTCCTGTCGGGCGACGTGGACGTGGCGTACGTATGGCTGCCGGTCGACGAGCCGGGCCTCACCACCCTGCCGACCGCGCGCACCTCCGCACTGCTGCTGATGACGGCGGCCGATCACCCCTTCGCGGAGCGGGAGTCCGTCTGTCTGGAGGACTTCGGCGACTGCGCCGTGGTCGAGGGCGGATCGATCCCCGCTGCCATGGAGGAGGTCCTCAACCCCCGGCACACCCCCTCCGGCCGCCCGGTCCGCCGAGGCCCCCGGGTCGCCACCTGGCAGGAAGCGCTCAGCGTCGTCGCCTCGGGCCAGGCCACCGCGGCCGTCCCGGCCGAGGTGCCCGACTTCTACGCCTGGCCCGGGTTGGCCTTCCTCCCCGTCCGCGACGCACCCCCCTGCCGGTGGGCCTTCGCGTGGCGGACCGCCGTCGAGACACCGCTCATCCGCGCGTTCGCCGAGGCGTCCGCCGACGCCGACCGGCTCGGGGCCGGCCCGTCCGCGTAG